Proteins encoded by one window of Streptacidiphilus sp. PB12-B1b:
- a CDS encoding non-ribosomal peptide synthetase, translating to MDSATEEYEFPVSDAQGRLLVLDQLNPGTAQYTVPAAFAVHGPFDPQAFTRALDALVQRHEALRTTFRTTAPGGAPAQIVAAHGSCAVHAEHGVPADRAPDHLRAHAARPFDPATGPLLRCTLLHLDDGSHRVLLTAHHLVCDGWSLAVLLRELSDAYRHHLHSRPWNPPEPALQYPDWAAWQRERRDSGHYADAVAHWAAALRGAPHVLPLPLDRPRPALRTAAGGTVRLELPPALRERLAQAAARCSGTAFMVLLAAWAAFLGRLSGTGEVVLGYPVSGRDRAETQEMVGMLTNTVALRVDLSGDPSLDRLTERVRAAQLAAAPYQDAPFEAVVDAVAPTRETSHDPLVQAVLGYDDDTEPVLELEGARTRRLDLDLDVAKFDLHLQVARRGPELDAQLIYRSDLFDDATAAAWARAFSTWLDRALHHPGLPLSRIDAVPDDQRAATLARTDRTAQAAPPGPLVPELIARTAAARPGATALVCGDLRLTYRQLMQRADALAARLRARRVTSGVRVGLLLPRGADMAVAALAVLRAGGAYVPMDPAHPHDRLARMTASSGAALLLTTAPTAAAGAALPAPALRLDLPDAPGDPAPDTAPHAGPHPRDLAYVLFTSGSTGTPKGVAVEHRALANLTCAVRHAFPVTERDRVLQFVSFGFDVAVSDLFFPWTAGAELHIAQEHERLGQALLDRLRDSRITYAFLPPSAAMLLPAAHGQLPHLRTLAVGGEACPPELVQRLWEPGRRIVNAYGPSEATVYSTTADLHPDRPVVIGDPVPGARLYVLDQSLRTVPPGVTGEIYIAGAPLARGYIAQPALTAERFTADPYGQPGSRMYRTGDLGRIDAHGRLHYLGRSDTQVKLRGLRVELGEVETVLAAVPGVAHTAAAVKGTGNDARLIAYLVPRPGHHPTDADLRTRLADHLPGYMVPDAFVRLDELPLGASGKLDRTRLPDPATARSDLDRPYTAPADAAQQQVAAAWARALTLDRVGVHDNFFDLGGNSVRLMGVLADLREQYPHADLTLIDLFRRPTVATLAAHLTADDADNAAAGTDAADAHATVDEPGTAAALVTADEAGAAAHLTADEAGAADAHAASVAASTCTTATLEPATAAPAAPAPGAPAPGAPAPATAAPAAPALGAPEPAPAPAAPTPATAAPAAPVPTAPAEPAPAAPAPVAPASATSAPTPTAPAPPAASAAGGSRHERQAAAARLRNLRKGSPR from the coding sequence GTGGACAGCGCCACCGAGGAGTACGAGTTCCCCGTCAGCGACGCCCAGGGCCGCCTGCTGGTCCTGGACCAGCTGAACCCCGGCACCGCCCAGTACACCGTCCCCGCCGCGTTCGCCGTCCACGGCCCCTTCGACCCACAGGCGTTCACCCGCGCCTTGGACGCGCTGGTCCAACGCCACGAAGCCCTGCGCACCACCTTCCGCACCACCGCCCCCGGCGGCGCCCCCGCCCAGATCGTCGCCGCCCACGGCTCCTGCGCTGTGCACGCCGAGCACGGCGTCCCCGCCGACCGGGCCCCCGACCACCTGCGCGCCCACGCCGCCCGGCCCTTCGACCCCGCCACCGGACCGCTGCTGCGCTGCACCCTGCTCCACCTGGACGACGGCAGCCACCGCGTCCTGCTCACCGCCCACCACCTGGTCTGCGACGGCTGGTCGCTGGCGGTGCTCCTGCGCGAGCTGTCCGACGCCTACCGCCACCACCTGCACAGCCGCCCCTGGAACCCGCCTGAACCGGCCCTGCAGTACCCCGACTGGGCCGCCTGGCAGCGCGAGCGCCGCGACAGCGGCCACTACGCCGACGCCGTCGCCCACTGGGCCGCCGCCCTGCGCGGCGCCCCCCACGTGCTGCCGCTGCCGCTGGACCGCCCCCGCCCCGCGCTGCGCACCGCCGCCGGCGGCACCGTACGCCTGGAACTGCCCCCCGCGCTGCGCGAACGCCTGGCCCAGGCCGCCGCCCGCTGCTCGGGGACCGCGTTCATGGTGCTCCTGGCGGCCTGGGCCGCGTTCCTGGGACGCCTGTCCGGCACCGGCGAGGTGGTGCTGGGCTACCCGGTCTCGGGCCGCGACCGCGCCGAGACCCAGGAGATGGTCGGGATGCTCACCAACACCGTGGCCCTGCGGGTGGACCTCTCCGGCGACCCGAGCCTGGACCGGCTCACCGAACGCGTCCGCGCCGCCCAACTGGCCGCCGCTCCCTACCAGGACGCCCCCTTCGAAGCCGTGGTCGACGCCGTCGCCCCCACCCGCGAGACCAGCCACGACCCCCTGGTGCAGGCCGTCCTCGGCTACGACGACGACACCGAGCCCGTCCTCGAGCTGGAAGGCGCCCGCACCCGGCGGCTGGACCTGGACCTGGACGTGGCCAAGTTCGACCTGCACCTGCAGGTCGCCCGCCGCGGCCCGGAGCTGGACGCCCAACTGATCTACCGCAGCGACCTGTTCGACGACGCCACCGCCGCCGCCTGGGCCCGCGCGTTCTCCACCTGGCTGGACCGCGCCCTGCACCACCCGGGCCTGCCGCTGTCGCGGATCGACGCCGTCCCGGACGACCAGCGCGCCGCCACCCTCGCCCGCACCGACCGCACCGCCCAGGCCGCGCCGCCCGGCCCGCTGGTGCCCGAGCTGATCGCCCGCACCGCCGCCGCCCGCCCCGGGGCCACCGCCCTGGTCTGCGGCGACCTGCGCCTGACCTACCGCCAGTTGATGCAACGGGCGGACGCCCTGGCCGCCCGGCTGCGCGCCCGCCGCGTCACCTCCGGCGTGCGGGTGGGCCTGCTGCTGCCGCGCGGCGCCGACATGGCCGTCGCCGCCCTGGCCGTCCTGCGCGCCGGGGGCGCCTACGTCCCGATGGACCCCGCCCACCCCCACGACCGGCTCGCCCGGATGACCGCCTCCTCGGGCGCCGCCCTGCTGCTGACCACCGCCCCCACCGCCGCAGCGGGCGCCGCGCTGCCCGCCCCCGCCCTGCGCCTGGACCTGCCCGACGCCCCCGGCGACCCGGCGCCCGACACCGCCCCGCACGCCGGGCCCCACCCCCGCGACCTGGCGTACGTCCTGTTCACCTCCGGCTCCACCGGCACCCCCAAGGGCGTCGCCGTCGAGCACCGCGCCCTGGCCAACCTCACCTGCGCGGTGCGCCACGCCTTCCCCGTCACCGAGCGCGACCGGGTCCTGCAGTTCGTCTCCTTCGGCTTCGACGTCGCCGTCTCGGACCTGTTCTTTCCCTGGACCGCCGGGGCCGAGCTGCACATCGCCCAGGAGCACGAACGCCTGGGCCAGGCCCTGCTGGACCGCCTGCGCGACTCCCGCATCACCTACGCCTTCCTGCCGCCGTCCGCCGCGATGCTGCTGCCCGCCGCCCACGGCCAACTGCCCCACCTGCGCACCCTGGCCGTCGGCGGCGAGGCGTGCCCGCCCGAATTGGTGCAGCGCCTGTGGGAGCCGGGGCGCCGGATCGTCAACGCCTACGGCCCCAGCGAGGCAACCGTCTACTCCACCACCGCCGACCTGCACCCCGACCGGCCCGTGGTCATCGGCGATCCCGTCCCCGGCGCCCGCCTGTACGTCCTGGACCAGTCCCTGCGCACCGTGCCCCCCGGCGTCACCGGCGAGATCTACATCGCCGGAGCGCCCCTGGCACGCGGCTACATCGCCCAACCCGCCCTCACCGCCGAACGCTTCACCGCCGACCCCTACGGCCAACCCGGCTCGCGGATGTACCGCACCGGCGACCTGGGCCGCATCGACGCCCACGGCCGCCTGCACTACCTGGGCCGCAGCGACACCCAGGTCAAACTCCGGGGCCTGCGCGTGGAACTGGGCGAGGTGGAGACCGTGCTGGCCGCCGTCCCGGGCGTCGCCCACACCGCCGCCGCCGTCAAGGGCACCGGCAACGACGCCCGCCTGATCGCCTACCTGGTGCCCCGCCCCGGCCACCACCCCACCGACGCCGACCTGCGCACCCGCCTGGCCGACCACCTGCCCGGCTACATGGTCCCCGACGCCTTCGTCCGCCTGGACGAACTCCCGCTGGGCGCCTCCGGCAAGCTCGACCGCACCCGCCTGCCCGACCCCGCCACCGCCCGCAGCGACCTCGACCGCCCGTACACCGCCCCGGCCGACGCCGCCCAGCAGCAGGTCGCCGCCGCCTGGGCCCGCGCCCTGACCCTGGACCGGGTCGGCGTCCACGACAACTTCTTCGACCTGGGCGGCAACTCGGTACGCCTGATGGGCGTCCTGGCCGACCTGCGCGAACAGTACCCCCACGCCGACCTCACCCTGATCGACCTCTTCCGCCGCCCCACCGTCGCCACCCTCGCCGCCCACCTGACCGCGGACGATGCCGATAACGCCGCCGCCGGGACGGATGCCGCTGACGCCCACGCGACCGTCGACGAGCCGGGTACCGCCGCCGCCCTCGTGACCGCCGACGAGGCGGGTGCCGCCGCCCACCTCACCGCCGACGAGGCCGGTGCCGCTGACGCCCACGCCGCCAGCGTCGCCGCCTCCACCTGCACCACCGCCACCCTCGAGCCCGCCACTGCCGCTCCCGCCGCGCCTGCTCCCGGCGCGCCTGCTCCCGGCGCGCCCGCTCCTGCCACTGCCGCTCCCGCCGCGCCCGCTCTTGGCGCGCCCGAGCCCGCGCCTGCTCCTGCTGCGCCCACTCCCGCCACTGCTGCTCCCGCTGCTCCCGTCCCAACCGCCCCTGCCGAGCCCGCCCCCGCCGCGCCCGCGCCCGTTGCTCCCGCGTCCGCTACCTCCGCTCCCACCCCCACCGCGCCCGCCCCGCCTGCCGCGTCCGCCGCAGGCGGCAGCCGGCACGAACGGCAGGCCGCAGCCGCCAGGCTCCGCAACCTCCGGAAAGGCAGCCCCAGATGA
- a CDS encoding amino acid adenylation domain-containing protein — protein MSGPVADVLPLSPGQQGLLFHALHDTGQGDPYLVQIRFAVHPRVGAARVRAALGALLERHPNLRACFRHQGLDQPVQVIPRRARLPWSETTLDPDLEPDAAWRDLLAADRARRFEVARPPLVRATWVRHRHDTGLLLTMHHILLDGWSVPVLQRDLDALVRGLPLPPAAQYRDYAAWLARQDPDRALQTWRRALHGLPAPGAPQAPQTLRVPGALEVVEVEVEPALVAAVAARAAEAAVTVNTVVQAAWALVLARTTGTRDAVFGGVVSGRPHDLPGVQEMVGLFINTLPVRVQLRTGESTADLLARLQDEQARLVAHHHVRLADVQQAAGPGARFDSILAFENFPQPRPDHGHDPDHGPELELVEVADATHYPLTVAWATGEHTLVRVARRQEPPAAVVAARLLQALRALTGDPTVHAEDLDVLPAGEHADLLARSLGPHRPGPGTATVCARFAAVALAAPHAPALRTHDGATLSYAALDAASARLAARLRAAGVRAGDTVALLLPRSPGLITAQLAVARTGAAWLPLDPAQPAQRLTRLLDAAAPRLLLTAGPAPALDTATPLPALDTACPEPAPALDAKATREGPVHPDAAFCVLFTSGSTGEPKGVVITHRALADRAADTRFATARRRTLMHNPHTFDAGAWEAWIPLLGGGTVVLAPPERLSPALLRGLIARHGLTTVLLTAELLHTLVRTDPGALAGLREVWTGGDVLAPEAVRLLRAHCPATALVNGYGPTEATVFATAHTVTAPTTPTDPDADPDPDPDADPVSDAPVPIGRPLDNTRAYLLDQRLRPVPAGTVGEVYLAGPGLARGYLGRAAATAERFTADPYGPPGTRMYRTGDLARRSPDGQLDFVGRADRQLKIRGFRIEPAEVEAALAACPGVARAVVDARPAPGGGRLLAAWLLLDPPTPDTVRPPAAPPPHDLSPNDGAPQLPPSDDDAAPPDLALARVREHAARVLPAHLLPTVWTRITRVPLTAHGKADRAALPDPCPAGHAAGHAAGRPAATEPERVLGELFGDTLGRAPLRPDDDFFAHGGHSLTALRLAARVETALGVPVPIAALFAAPTPAALADRLTRPPAPGGLADNDALAPLITLRQGRADLTPLFCLHPGLGLGWGYTTLLPHLHPGRPVHALQTPALHTGAAHLPASVADLAAEYAHRIRQTRPHGPYLLAGRSFGGPVAFETAVQLRAQGQQVALLAVIDALPLPPHLAHSGPDPAAVEQEVLALLLRDLRPGAPRPPAPTTRARAFALAREHGQVFAGFPDHRLAAVVDTAAHHIALAHAWQPSAYAGPLTLFSATTGPDTVPTDVKTAAWQATGVTVTVHELACAHSAVMDPGPAAAIARTLEHTLTASPVPEGA, from the coding sequence GTGAGCGGCCCGGTCGCGGACGTGCTGCCGCTGTCGCCGGGCCAGCAGGGCCTGCTGTTCCACGCCCTGCACGACACCGGCCAGGGCGATCCCTACCTGGTCCAGATCCGCTTCGCGGTCCACCCCCGGGTCGGCGCCGCACGGGTGCGCGCCGCACTGGGGGCGCTGCTGGAGCGTCACCCCAACCTGCGGGCGTGCTTCCGCCACCAGGGCCTGGACCAGCCGGTCCAGGTGATCCCGCGCCGGGCCCGGCTGCCGTGGAGCGAGACCACCCTGGATCCGGACCTGGAGCCGGACGCTGCCTGGCGCGACCTGCTGGCCGCCGACCGCGCCCGGCGCTTCGAGGTGGCCCGCCCGCCCCTGGTCCGCGCCACCTGGGTCCGCCACCGCCATGACACCGGACTGTTGCTGACGATGCATCACATCCTGCTCGACGGATGGTCGGTGCCGGTCCTGCAACGCGACCTGGACGCTCTGGTGCGCGGCCTGCCGCTGCCGCCCGCCGCCCAGTACCGCGACTACGCCGCCTGGTTGGCCCGCCAGGACCCCGACCGCGCCCTGCAGACCTGGCGTCGGGCCCTGCACGGCCTGCCCGCCCCCGGCGCCCCGCAAGCACCGCAAACTCTGCGCGTCCCAGGCGCGTTGGAGGTGGTGGAGGTCGAGGTGGAGCCCGCGCTGGTGGCTGCCGTAGCCGCGCGCGCCGCCGAGGCCGCGGTGACCGTCAACACCGTGGTGCAGGCCGCCTGGGCCCTGGTCCTGGCCCGGACCACAGGCACCCGCGACGCGGTCTTCGGCGGCGTCGTCTCCGGACGCCCGCACGACCTGCCCGGGGTGCAGGAGATGGTCGGGCTGTTCATCAACACCCTGCCCGTCCGGGTCCAGTTGCGGACCGGTGAGTCCACCGCCGACCTGCTCGCCCGCCTCCAGGACGAACAGGCCCGCCTGGTCGCCCACCACCATGTGCGCCTCGCCGACGTCCAGCAGGCGGCGGGCCCCGGCGCCCGCTTCGACTCCATCCTGGCCTTCGAGAACTTCCCCCAGCCACGCCCCGACCACGGCCACGATCCCGACCACGGGCCGGAGTTGGAGCTGGTCGAGGTCGCCGACGCCACTCACTACCCGCTCACCGTGGCCTGGGCCACCGGCGAGCACACCCTCGTGCGGGTCGCCCGCCGCCAGGAGCCGCCCGCAGCCGTGGTCGCCGCACGACTGTTGCAGGCCCTGCGCGCGCTGACCGGCGACCCGACCGTCCATGCCGAAGACCTGGACGTCCTGCCCGCCGGCGAACACGCCGACCTGCTCGCCCGCTCCCTCGGCCCGCACCGCCCCGGCCCCGGGACCGCCACCGTGTGCGCCCGGTTCGCCGCCGTGGCCCTGGCCGCCCCCCACGCCCCGGCCCTGCGCACGCACGACGGCGCCACCCTCAGCTACGCCGCCCTGGACGCCGCCTCCGCCCGCCTGGCCGCACGGCTGCGCGCTGCGGGCGTGCGCGCGGGCGACACCGTCGCCCTGCTGCTGCCCCGCTCACCGGGCCTGATCACCGCCCAGCTCGCGGTCGCCCGCACCGGAGCAGCGTGGCTGCCGCTGGACCCCGCCCAACCCGCCCAGCGCCTGACCCGCCTGCTGGACGCCGCCGCCCCCCGCCTGCTGCTCACCGCAGGCCCCGCCCCCGCCCTGGACACCGCCACCCCCCTCCCTGCCCTGGACACCGCCTGTCCCGAGCCCGCCCCTGCCCTCGACGCCAAGGCGACCCGGGAGGGGCCGGTGCACCCGGACGCCGCCTTCTGCGTCCTGTTCACCTCCGGCTCCACCGGCGAGCCCAAGGGCGTGGTCATCACCCACCGGGCCCTGGCCGACCGCGCCGCCGACACCCGCTTCGCCACCGCCCGCCGCCGGACCCTGATGCACAACCCGCACACCTTCGATGCCGGAGCCTGGGAGGCATGGATCCCGCTGCTGGGCGGCGGCACCGTGGTCCTGGCCCCGCCCGAACGCCTGTCACCTGCGCTGCTGCGCGGGCTGATTGCCCGGCACGGCCTGACCACCGTGCTGCTCACCGCCGAACTGCTGCACACCCTGGTGCGCACCGATCCCGGCGCGCTCGCGGGCCTGCGGGAGGTCTGGACCGGGGGAGACGTCCTGGCGCCCGAAGCGGTCCGGCTGCTCCGCGCGCACTGCCCCGCCACCGCCCTGGTCAACGGCTACGGCCCGACCGAGGCCACCGTCTTCGCCACCGCCCACACCGTTACCGCCCCCACCACACCCACCGACCCGGACGCCGACCCGGACCCGGACCCGGACGCCGACCCGGTCTCGGACGCGCCGGTGCCGATCGGACGACCGCTGGACAACACCCGCGCCTACCTCCTGGACCAGCGGCTGCGCCCGGTCCCTGCGGGCACGGTCGGCGAGGTGTACCTGGCCGGTCCCGGCCTGGCCCGTGGCTACCTGGGCCGGGCCGCCGCCACCGCCGAACGCTTCACCGCCGACCCCTACGGCCCCCCCGGCACCCGGATGTACCGCACCGGCGACCTGGCCCGCCGGAGCCCTGACGGGCAGTTGGACTTCGTCGGGCGCGCCGACCGGCAGCTGAAGATCCGCGGCTTCCGGATCGAGCCCGCCGAGGTCGAGGCCGCACTGGCGGCCTGCCCGGGTGTGGCGCGCGCGGTGGTCGACGCCCGCCCCGCCCCCGGCGGCGGCCGCCTCCTGGCCGCCTGGCTCCTGCTGGACCCGCCCACCCCCGACACCGTCCGGCCCCCGGCGGCCCCGCCTCCGCACGACCTGTCCCCGAACGACGGCGCCCCGCAGCTCCCGCCCTCGGATGACGACGCCGCCCCGCCGGATCTGGCCCTGGCGCGGGTGCGCGAGCACGCCGCTCGGGTCCTGCCCGCCCACCTGCTGCCCACCGTCTGGACCCGGATCACCCGCGTCCCGCTGACCGCGCACGGCAAGGCCGACCGTGCCGCCCTGCCCGACCCATGCCCCGCCGGACACGCGGCCGGGCACGCCGCCGGGCGCCCTGCGGCGACCGAGCCCGAACGCGTCCTGGGCGAGCTGTTCGGCGACACCCTGGGCCGCGCCCCGCTGCGACCGGACGACGACTTCTTCGCCCACGGCGGCCACTCCCTGACCGCCCTGCGGCTGGCCGCCCGCGTCGAGACCGCCCTGGGCGTCCCGGTCCCGATCGCCGCGCTGTTCGCCGCCCCCACCCCGGCCGCCCTGGCCGACCGCCTGACCCGCCCCCCGGCCCCCGGCGGCCTGGCCGACAACGACGCCCTGGCCCCGCTGATCACCCTGCGCCAGGGCCGCGCGGACCTGACGCCGCTGTTCTGCCTGCACCCGGGCCTGGGCCTGGGCTGGGGCTACACCACCCTGCTGCCCCACCTGCACCCCGGCCGTCCCGTCCACGCCCTGCAGACCCCCGCCCTGCACACCGGCGCCGCCCACCTGCCCGCCTCGGTGGCCGACCTGGCGGCCGAGTACGCCCACCGCATCCGCCAGACCCGCCCGCACGGCCCCTACCTCCTGGCCGGACGCTCCTTCGGCGGCCCCGTGGCCTTCGAGACCGCCGTCCAGCTGCGCGCCCAGGGCCAGCAGGTCGCCCTGCTGGCCGTCATCGACGCCCTGCCCCTGCCTCCGCACCTGGCCCATTCCGGCCCCGACCCGGCCGCCGTCGAACAGGAGGTGCTCGCGCTGCTCCTGCGCGACCTGCGCCCCGGCGCGCCACGCCCGCCCGCCCCCACCACCCGGGCTCGCGCGTTCGCCCTGGCCCGCGAACACGGCCAGGTCTTCGCCGGGTTCCCCGACCACCGCCTGGCCGCCGTGGTCGACACCGCCGCCCACCACATCGCCCTGGCCCACGCCTGGCAGCCCTCCGCCTACGCCGGACCGCTGACCCTGTTCAGCGCCACCACTGGCCCCGACACCGTGCCCACCGACGTGAAGACCGCCGCCTGGCAGGCCACCGGCGTCACCGTCACCGTCCACGAACTGGCTTGCGCCCACAGCGCGGTGATGGACCCCGGCCCGGCCGCCGCCATCGCCCGCACCCTCGAACACACCCTCACCGCCTCACCCGTCCCGGAAGGAGCGTGA